A section of the Triticum dicoccoides isolate Atlit2015 ecotype Zavitan chromosome 7A, WEW_v2.0, whole genome shotgun sequence genome encodes:
- the LOC119330423 gene encoding cytochrome P450 89A2-like: MPLTLQLVGACPASPDLAAPAMDQAASYSASTTPLLLLLGSVTLAVSLFVLIGRSRHGRGKAGLPPGPPALLFLAKFLALRRSIFDLGPLLVDLHARHGPVFSVRLFRTLVFVADRKLAHRALVQGGATFADRPPPVDPTRLFTSGGRDISSSSYGPYWRLLRRNLAGEALSPARVGLFAPARRWACDGLVSSLLSEQQSQRQDAVTLRPLLRRAMFELLVYMCFGARLGREALDEVEELQHQALLSLTTFPVFAFFPAVTKRLFGRRWAACLAVRRRQDEVFVPLIHAKRGDGDPPCYADSLLAVRVADEGGRQLTDAEMVALCSEFMNGGTDTTVTLLEWIMAELVQHPDVQTKVYEEVKADPELNNLQAMPYLKAVVLEGLRLHPPGHFVLPHGVQSGDAEIAAYAVPKGAEVNFLVAEIGRDEIVWTAAREFRPERFLEGGEGHGVDITGSREIKMMPFGAGRRMCPGYTLGMHHAEYFVARMVRELEWRPAAEGAKVDMAETLDFTTVMKHPLRALIVSRS; encoded by the coding sequence ATGCCGCTAACGCTGCAACTCGTTGGTGCATGCCCAGCAAGTCCGGATCTTGCTGCACCGGCAATGGATCAGGCCGCCTCCTATTCCGCCTCCACCACGCCCCTGCTGCTCCTCCTCGGCTCCGTCACGCTTGCGGTCTCGCTGTTCGTGCTGATTGGTCGCAGCAGACATGGACGCGGGAAGGCGGGGCTCCCGCCCGGCCCGCCGGCGCTGCTCTTCCTCGCCAAGTTCCTCGCGCTCCGCCGGTCCATATTCGACCTGGGCCCGCTGCTCGTCGACCTCCACGCGCGCCACGGGCCCGTCTTCTCCGTGCGCCTCTTCCGCACGCTCGTCTTCGTCGCCGACCGCAAGCTGGCCCACCGCGCGCTCGTCCAGGGCGGCGCCACCTTCGCCGACAGGCCGCCGCCGGTCGACCCCACCCGCTTGTTCACGTCCGGGGGACGTGACATCAGCTCCTCCTCCTACGGGCCCTACTGGCGCCTCCTCCGCCGGAACCTCGCCGGGGAGGCGCTCAGCCCGGCCCGTGTTGGTCTCTTCGCGCCGGCGAGGAGGTGGGCGTGCGACGGCCTCGTCTCCAGCCTCCTCAGCGAGCAGCAATCGCAGCGCCAGGACGCCGTGACGCTCAGGCCGCTCCTGCGCCGCGCCATGTTCGAGCTGCTCGTGTACATGTGCTTCGGCGCACGGCTCGGACGGGAGGCGCTCGACGAGGTGGAGGAGCTGCAGCACCAGGCGCTACTCTCGCTCACCACGTTCCCGGTCTTCGCCTTCTTCCCGGCGGTCACTAAGAGGCTCTTCGGCAGACGCTGGGCGGCGTGCCTCGCTGTGCGCAGGAGGCAGGACGAGGTATTCGTCCCGCTCATCCACGCGAAGCGCGGCGACGGTGACCCGCCGTGCTACGCCGACTCCCTCCTCGCCGTCCGCGTGGCCGATGAGGGCGGCCGCCAGCTCACTGACGCCGAGATGGTCGCCCTCTGCTCCGAGTTCATGAACGGTGGGACGGATACCACGGTGACCTTGCTGGAGTGGATCATGGCCGAGCTCGTGCAACACCCCGACGTCCAGACCAAGGTCTACGAGGAGGTGAAAGCCGATCCAGAGCTCAACAACCTGCAGGCAATGCCGTACCTGAAGGCCGTCGTGCTCGAGGGCCTTCGGCTGCACCCGCCAGGCCATTTCGTCCTCCCGCACGGCGTGCAGAGCGGCGACGCGGAGATCGCGGCCTACGCGGTGCCCAAGGGAGCGGAGGTCAACTTCCTGGTAGCCGAGATTGGCCGCGACGAGATTGTGTGGACGGCGGCGCGGGAGTTCCGTCCGGAGAGGTTCCTGGAGGGCGGCGAGGGGCACGGAGTGGACATCACGGGGAGCAGGGAGATCAAGATGATGCCTTTCGGCGCAGGCCGCAGGATGTGCCCGGGGTACAC